CGTGACGGTCGCCGTCGCCGACGGCCTGGGCGGGCACCCCGGGGGCGACCTCGCCTCCTCCCTGGTGGTCAGTCAGCTGGCGGCGACCAGCGCCGAACTGGGCGACGAGCAGGCCGTCGAGGACGCCCTGCTGGCCTGTCACACGGCCGTCCACGACGCGGCCGCCACCGACCCCGGGCTGGCCGGAATGGCCACCACCGTGGCCGGGCTGACGGTGACCGCCGACGCCGTCCTGGTGTTCAACGTGGGCGACAGCCGGGTCTACCGACTCACCGACGGCGAACCGGAGTTGCTCAGCACCGACGACAGCCCGCCGCTCGCGCCGGGCTGGCGCACCACCAACCTCGTCACCCGGACCCTCGGCGGCGCCACCGACCGCGAGGCCCTCGACCCGCACCTGCGCCGCCTGCCGCTGCGCACCGGCGCCCGCTACCTGCTGTGCACCGACGGCCTGAGCGACCCCGTCCCGGCGGAGGAGTGGCCGGAGCTGATCGTGGACCCGGACGGCGACGAGGACGACCAGCACGCCGTCGTCGAACTCTGGCGCGCCGCGATCCGGGCCGGCGGCCCCGACAACATCACCCTCGCGCTGGTCCGGATCGAGGACTGACCCCCACCCGCTGTTGGCAGCGCCGGTCGCACCGTCGTACAACTGGCGGATGCCGTCCACCGACCTGCGCCATCGCCACCGGGCCGCCTGCGCCGCCGCGCCCAGCTACCCGGAGGTCGGCGCCACCCGCAGTGCCGCGCTGCCGCCCGGTTACGCCTGGCTCCGCCGCCGCACCCACCTCGGACACGGCCCGGAGGTCCTGGCCCGGGCGGGCGCGTACGTCCTCTCCTGGGGCACCCAACTGGGCTCGGGCTTCGCGCTCCACCCGCCGGCCGCCCCGGTCGAGACCGGCGGCACCGTGCTGCTGCGGCTCACCCTGCCCGGGCTCCGGGTGCCCCGGGTGATCATCCCCTGCCGGGTGGTCTGGACCGTCGAGGAACCCGACCGGATCGGCTT
The DNA window shown above is from Streptomyces sp. TLI_171 and carries:
- a CDS encoding PP2C family serine/threonine-protein phosphatase, with the protein product MPIVAVSVLSHTGVVRRRNEDSVSAGPWTLCATSADSPQTLYFPLGDTPVTVAVADGLGGHPGGDLASSLVVSQLAATSAELGDEQAVEDALLACHTAVHDAAATDPGLAGMATTVAGLTVTADAVLVFNVGDSRVYRLTDGEPELLSTDDSPPLAPGWRTTNLVTRTLGGATDREALDPHLRRLPLRTGARYLLCTDGLSDPVPAEEWPELIVDPDGDEDDQHAVVELWRAAIRAGGPDNITLALVRIED
- a CDS encoding DUF1990 family protein codes for the protein MPSTDLRHRHRAACAAAPSYPEVGATRSAALPPGYAWLRRRTHLGHGPEVLARAGAYVLSWGTQLGSGFALHPPAAPVETGGTVLLRLTLPGLRVPRVIIPCRVVWTVEEPDRIGFAYGTLPGHPECGEESFVVSTDADGEVWFEVTAFSRLAAWYARLGRPVALLLQHLAVERYLRVVARAAVAD